The Punica granatum isolate Tunisia-2019 unplaced genomic scaffold, ASM765513v2 Contig00149, whole genome shotgun sequence genome has a window encoding:
- the LOC116190105 gene encoding ran-binding protein 1 homolog c-like has translation MASTEPEHEHREEEDAAADDEDTGAQVAPIVKLEEVAVTTGEEDEDAILDLKAKLYRFDKDGNQWKERGAGSVKLLKHKETGKVRLVMRQSKTLKICANHLVLPTMTVQEHSGNDKSCLWHATDFADGELKDELFCVRFGSIENCKTFMEMVTEIAESQKKKEENMDATSAAGLIEKLTVQEKATVDKAGEDVPAAGKEESKYDPRKADVEKKSELASSS, from the exons ATGGCTAGCACCGAACCGGAGCATGAGCACAGGGAAGAAGAGGATGCCGCCGCCGACGACGAGGACACCGGTGCTCAGGTCGCCCCCATTGTCAAGCTCGAGGAAGTTGCTGTCACCACCGGCGAAGAAGACGAAGACGCCATCCTCGATCT AAAAGCGAAGCTCTATCGATTTGACAAGGATGGAAATCAGTGGAAGGAAAGAGGCGCCGGCTCTGTTAAGCTTTTGAAACACAAGGAAACCGGCAAGGTCCGGCTTGTCATGAGGCAATCAAAAACCCTCAAGATCTGCGCCAATCATTTAG TCCTTCCGACTATGACAGTTCAGGAACACTCTGGGAATGATAAATCCTGCCTTTGGCATGCTACTGATTTTGCTGATGGCGAACTTAAGGACGAGCTCTTCTGCGTCAGATTTGGATCAATTGAGA ACTGCAAAACCTTTATGGAGATGGTCACAGAAATTGCTGAATctcaaaagaagaaagaggaaaacaTGGATGCCACTTCAGCTGCTGGCCTCATTGAAAAGTTGACTGTCCAGGAAAAGGCGACTGTAGATAAAGCTGGGGAGGATGTACCTGCTGCAGGCAAGGAGGAGAGTAAATATGACCCCCGGAAAGCCGATgtggaaaagaaaagtgaACTTGCTTCCTCATCTTGA